Proteins encoded by one window of Alphaproteobacteria bacterium:
- a CDS encoding accessory factor UbiK family protein, which produces MQTQNRLLDDLARVANGAIGTLSGVKGEIEAIVRQRLETVLANMDLVTRDEFDAVKAMAAKAREEQEVLTARVAELETALAARAKPAAKKKAAPRRKPAAKG; this is translated from the coding sequence ATGCAGACACAGAACCGGTTGCTTGATGACCTGGCGCGGGTCGCCAACGGCGCCATCGGCACGCTGAGTGGCGTCAAGGGCGAGATCGAGGCAATCGTCCGCCAACGCCTGGAGACAGTGCTCGCCAATATGGACCTGGTAACCCGCGACGAGTTCGATGCCGTCAAGGCGATGGCCGCCAAGGCGCGAGAGGAGCAGGAGGTGCTCACCGCGCGCGTCGCCGAGCTCGAAACGGCGTTAGCGGCGCGAGCCAAGCCGGCGGCCAAGAAGAAGGCGGCGCCGCGGCGCAAGCCGGCGGCGAAGGGCTGA
- a CDS encoding prolipoprotein diacylglyceryl transferase, which produces MSAIASTPTTPIAERGSAAVLPLVLNFPDIDPIAVRLGPVAIRWYALAYISGIVLGWLYMRWLATRSPKFTTKVQVDDFLIWATLGIVLGGRLGYVVFYNAGYYLQHPVEILYLWQGGMSFHGGLLGVVLAIYLYSRKLHVRFTTFGDLVCMAVPIGLFFGRIANFVNGELFGRASDVSWAIIFPAGGAIPRHPSQLYEAALEGLLLFLIMFAIEMTTRLRERSGFVSGVFVAGYGVSRFVVEFFREPDAHLGTLALGLSMGQWLSLPMVLIGGAMMLWSLRRV; this is translated from the coding sequence ATGTCCGCGATTGCCTCGACACCGACGACCCCTATCGCTGAGCGTGGATCCGCCGCTGTGCTTCCCCTGGTCCTGAACTTTCCCGACATCGATCCGATCGCGGTCCGGCTCGGGCCGGTGGCGATCCGCTGGTACGCCCTCGCCTATATCTCCGGGATCGTTCTCGGCTGGCTCTACATGCGCTGGCTGGCGACCCGCTCGCCGAAATTCACGACCAAGGTCCAGGTCGACGATTTCCTGATTTGGGCGACGCTCGGTATCGTCCTCGGCGGGCGCCTCGGCTATGTCGTCTTCTACAACGCTGGCTACTACCTCCAGCATCCGGTCGAAATCCTCTATCTGTGGCAGGGCGGGATGTCGTTCCACGGCGGCCTGCTCGGCGTGGTGCTCGCGATCTATCTCTATTCGCGCAAACTTCACGTTCGCTTCACCACATTCGGCGACCTGGTTTGCATGGCGGTGCCGATCGGCCTGTTCTTCGGGCGCATCGCCAACTTCGTCAATGGCGAGCTGTTCGGGCGTGCGAGCGACGTATCGTGGGCGATCATCTTTCCCGCCGGCGGCGCTATCCCGCGTCACCCCAGCCAACTCTACGAGGCGGCACTCGAGGGGTTATTGTTGTTCCTCATCATGTTCGCGATCGAAATGACGACCCGGCTCCGCGAGCGCTCCGGTTTCGTCAGCGGCGTGTTTGTCGCCGGTTATGGCGTCTCCCGCTTCGTCGTCGAATTCTTCCGCGAACCCGATGCCCATCTCGGCACGCTGGCGCTCGGCCTCAGCATGGGCCAATGGCTATCGCTGCCGATGGTCCTGATCGGCGGAGCGATGATGCTGTGGAGCCTGCGCCGCGTGTGA
- the rfaD gene encoding ADP-glyceromanno-heptose 6-epimerase yields MIIVTGGAGFIGSNLLAALEDRGGADLVLCDFLGQDEKWRNVAKRDLADIVPPEDLFDFLDDQGGEVDAIFHMGARSSTLETDADLVIELNFRFTTALWDWCAANDTRLIYASSAATYGDGNLGFDDDGTPAALARLRPLNLYAWSKHLTDRRVARLVASDAPRPPQWVGLKFFNVYGPNEYHKGNARSMVPQIYEQIVDSGCTHLFRSYRDDIADGDQRRDFVWIDDCTDMTLWLYDHPEVSGLFNIGSGTAHSFADLANAVFAALGRDPQIDFVDMPEVLRGRYQYFTEARMARLRAAGYDRPATPLADGVARYVRDCLDTDDPYR; encoded by the coding sequence ATGATCATCGTCACCGGCGGCGCCGGCTTTATCGGCTCCAATCTGTTGGCCGCGCTCGAAGACCGCGGCGGGGCCGATCTCGTGCTGTGCGATTTTCTCGGCCAGGACGAGAAATGGCGCAACGTCGCCAAGCGTGACCTAGCCGACATCGTTCCGCCGGAGGACCTGTTCGATTTCCTCGACGACCAGGGCGGCGAAGTCGACGCGATCTTTCACATGGGTGCGCGGTCGAGCACGCTGGAAACCGACGCCGACCTCGTGATCGAGCTCAATTTTCGCTTTACCACGGCGCTTTGGGACTGGTGCGCGGCGAACGATACCCGCTTGATCTATGCCTCTTCGGCCGCGACCTACGGCGACGGCAACCTTGGCTTCGACGATGACGGCACGCCGGCGGCGCTGGCACGCCTACGGCCGCTCAATCTCTATGCCTGGAGCAAGCACCTGACCGATCGGCGCGTTGCGCGCCTGGTCGCGTCGGACGCGCCGCGGCCGCCGCAATGGGTCGGGCTCAAGTTTTTCAACGTCTATGGGCCCAACGAATACCACAAGGGCAACGCGCGCAGCATGGTGCCGCAAATCTACGAGCAGATCGTCGACAGCGGATGCACGCATCTATTCCGCTCCTATCGCGACGATATCGCGGACGGCGATCAGCGGCGGGATTTCGTGTGGATCGACGATTGCACGGACATGACGCTGTGGCTCTACGACCACCCGGAAGTCAGCGGCCTGTTCAACATCGGGTCCGGCACGGCGCACAGCTTCGCCGACCTTGCAAACGCGGTCTTCGCCGCGCTCGGCCGCGACCCGCAGATCGATTTCGTCGACATGCCGGAAGTCCTGCGCGGCCGTTACCAATATTTCACCGAGGCGCGAATGGCGCGCCTGCGCGCCGCCGGCTACGATCGCCCCGCGACGCCGCTCGCCGACGGTGTGGCGCGCTATGTCCGCGATTGCCTCGACACCGACGACCCCTATCGCTGA
- a CDS encoding DUF1326 domain-containing protein, with protein sequence MGATATEPNAKNQDAGAIEWRIAGDWWDLCNCAVGCPCNFGSDPTHGYCEAVLTWLIRQGNFGELSLDGGLAAVLVVHFEGNALEKNREFGFLIDDRANPEQRDALEAIFTGKAGGIFAAWRELTIQVDGVDFVPMNVSHSDEEWRVEMPGLVDGLGGPFRKYMVPENDTCRIYNAPRPEVTPGYITVGRALRNIVTGVFGRNWDWSNRSSKHIAFNLRGPDPFTWREPLR encoded by the coding sequence ATGGGTGCCACGGCGACAGAACCGAATGCGAAGAATCAAGACGCCGGGGCCATCGAATGGCGCATTGCCGGCGACTGGTGGGATTTGTGCAATTGCGCCGTCGGCTGTCCCTGCAATTTCGGCTCCGACCCGACACACGGCTATTGCGAGGCCGTGCTGACCTGGCTGATCCGTCAAGGCAATTTCGGCGAGCTGTCGCTCGACGGCGGATTGGCGGCGGTCCTGGTCGTGCATTTCGAGGGCAACGCGCTGGAGAAGAACCGCGAATTCGGTTTCCTCATCGACGACCGCGCCAACCCGGAACAGCGGGACGCCCTCGAAGCAATCTTCACCGGCAAGGCTGGCGGCATTTTTGCCGCCTGGCGCGAACTGACCATCCAGGTTGACGGCGTCGACTTCGTGCCGATGAACGTCAGCCACAGCGATGAGGAATGGCGGGTCGAAATGCCCGGGCTTGTCGACGGCCTCGGCGGCCCGTTCCGCAAATACATGGTGCCGGAGAACGACACCTGCCGCATCTACAACGCGCCGCGGCCGGAAGTGACCCCCGGCTACATCACGGTCGGACGGGCGCTGCGCAATATCGTGACCGGGGTTTTCGGCCGCAACTGGGATTGGTCGAACCGCTCGTCCAAACACATCGCGTTCAACTTACGTGGGCCCGACCCGTTCACCTGGCGCGAGCCTTTGAGGTAG
- a CDS encoding MFS transporter translates to MLMLRLSLLLVVFVDVMGQGLILPIVNTLLIDPSSTFLPTGTPQGTRELLYGLLIGIFYVFWFFGAAYISKLSDYIGRKRGIEICLLGALVGYVLTVIAIEASNFYLLLLGRAISGFTAGNQPIAQAALVDISRTDEERTRNMGKVVAASALGLVAGPLIAGLLSDSAVMGRYATLELPFICATALVFLALVLVLFFYHDARTERRKIDFGLSEVFLNLWRVRRRPTILKISAVFFFAELGLNAFFIYLDDYTIERFQFDTFQNSILMTVFGLVMAFASGVLAGPLSARFRKIPLVAFAVALMAVSLTVFVFNGIPLLSYFLVVPIVFGFALAYPTMLALFSLSAGDDEQGWVMGVSIALFTLGSGIISFAGGAMMTIDARLPFITGIASFVIALIFIATLWRQGDVRALDQGGS, encoded by the coding sequence ATGCTGATGCTGCGCCTTTCGCTCCTGCTGGTCGTCTTCGTCGATGTCATGGGACAGGGGCTCATTCTTCCCATCGTCAACACATTGCTCATCGATCCGTCGAGCACGTTCCTGCCGACCGGGACGCCTCAGGGCACGCGGGAACTGCTGTACGGATTGTTGATCGGAATCTTCTATGTTTTCTGGTTTTTCGGCGCCGCCTACATTTCGAAACTCTCGGACTATATCGGCCGCAAGAGGGGCATAGAAATCTGCCTGCTCGGAGCGCTGGTCGGATATGTCCTGACCGTGATCGCCATCGAGGCTTCGAACTTCTACCTGTTGCTGTTGGGCCGGGCCATCTCGGGATTTACCGCCGGCAATCAGCCGATCGCGCAGGCCGCCTTGGTGGATATCAGCCGGACGGACGAGGAACGGACCCGAAATATGGGCAAGGTCGTGGCGGCCTCGGCACTGGGGTTGGTCGCCGGCCCGCTGATCGCCGGACTGTTGAGCGATTCTGCCGTGATGGGGCGTTACGCGACCCTCGAACTGCCGTTCATATGCGCGACCGCCCTGGTTTTTCTCGCGCTCGTGCTCGTACTGTTTTTTTATCACGATGCGAGGACGGAGCGGCGCAAGATCGACTTCGGACTGAGTGAGGTTTTTCTCAACCTGTGGCGGGTTCGTCGGCGCCCAACGATCCTCAAGATTTCGGCGGTGTTCTTTTTCGCCGAACTCGGTCTCAATGCGTTTTTCATCTATTTGGACGACTACACGATCGAGCGTTTTCAATTCGACACCTTTCAGAACAGCATCCTGATGACCGTCTTCGGCCTCGTGATGGCCTTTGCCAGCGGCGTGCTGGCCGGACCGTTGAGCGCGCGCTTCCGTAAGATTCCCCTGGTGGCTTTTGCCGTGGCGCTGATGGCGGTTTCGCTCACCGTCTTCGTGTTCAATGGGATCCCCTTGCTCTCCTACTTCCTGGTCGTCCCGATCGTCTTCGGATTCGCCCTCGCCTATCCGACGATGCTTGCGCTCTTTTCCCTGAGCGCCGGGGACGACGAACAAGGCTGGGTCATGGGCGTCTCGATCGCCTTGTTTACCCTCGGCTCAGGAATAATCTCGTTCGCCGGCGGCGCCATGATGACGATCGACGCGCGCCTGCCCTTCATAACCGGCATCGCGAGTTTTGTGATTGCCTTGATCTTTATCGCCACCCTGTGGCGCCAGGGCGACGTACGGGCGCTCGATCAAGGCGGTTCATGA